The DNA sequence CGCTATCAGGTGGCCGTCGACCACGGGACACCAGATAGTTCTTCGCCGTATTGATGGCGATACGGTACAGCCAGGTATAGAACGCACTGTCGCCGCGAAAATTACCCAGTGCCCGATAAGCTTTGATAAAGGCTTCTTGCGCCACATCCTGGGCTTCATGGGTGTCGTGCACGAACCGCACGATCAACCCGAGAATCTTGTGCTGATACTTCAGCACCAACAGATCAAACGCTCGCTTGTCGCCGCGCTGCACGCGCTCGACAAGCTGCTGATCCTCTTCCTGGGTTAGCATGAACACTCCTCGTTGAACTTGAAGGAGCGTTGCAACAGCCATCGATCAGGCTTGCAAACATAGACTCGGGCTTTTCGCAAAAGTTCTCCCCTCCAAGCAAGTTTCCTGCAGACCTTCGTTTGACCTGCACGAAAAGCGCAGCGCGGTCCTGGCCGGCTGCGTCAATGATCTGGTCGTCGAATCCGCTTGCAGTGGCCAAGACCTCAACCCTGCATAAAGCCGACGCTGCTCCCTTTATTTTGGTCAACCTTCTATGGATACCGGTCCCTTGTAGAAAGTTCCCATGCACCTCACAGCCGTTGCCGACGCCATTGGGCAATCCGACGTGGGTTTTCACGGGCACAGCAGAAGGAAAGCACGGGTTTGCGTAGCAAGCCAGGCGGTCCGACTGTTATAAAGGCAGCCCGTTTCAGTTCACGATAGTTCCACAATGCCACAAAGGCGCGACTATTGTGCCGATCCCCCCCTCTATATACTAGGGGGCTGAACCCGACAGACATGCGTCCAATGTCGCTTTGCGCGGAATCCGGAAATGAGCCAACAATATCAACATGATGTACTTGTGATTGGCAGCGGCGCGGCCGGCCTGAGCCTGGCCCTGAGCCTTCCCGGGCATCTGCGCATTGCCGTATTGAGCAAGGGTGACCTGGCCAACGGCTCGACCTTCTGGGCCCAGGGCGGCGTGGCCGCGGTACTCGACGATGCCGACACCGTACAGTCCCACGTCGAAGACACCCTCAACGCCGGTGGCGGCCTGTGCCATGAAGACGCTGTGCGCTTCACCGTCGAGCACAGCCGCGAATCGATCCAGTGGCTGATCGACCAGGGCGTGCCCTTCACGCGCGATGAAAACGCCGACGTCGATGACGGTGGCTTCGAATTTCACCTGACTCGCGAAGGCGGCCACAGTCATCGGCGCATCATTCATGCCGCCGACGCTACGGGCGCTGCGATATTCACCACCCTGCTCGCGCAGGCGCGCCTGCGGCCGAACATCGAACTGCTGGAACACCGCGTGGCCGTCGACCTGATCACCGCGCGCCGGCTGGGTCAGGACGAAAACCGCTGCCTGGGTGCCTATGTGCTCAACCGGGCCACCGGCGAAGTCGATACATGTGGCGCACGCTTTACCGTGCTGGCCACCGGCGGCGCCGCCAAGGTCTACCTCTATACCAGCAACCCGGACGGTGCCTGCGGCGACGGCATTGCCATGGCCTGGCGTGCGGGCTGCCGGGTCGCGAACCTGGAGTTCAACCAGTTTCACCCGACCTGCCTCTATCACCCGCAGGCCAAGAGCTTCCTGATCACTGAAGCCCTGCGTGGCGAAGGCGCCCTGCTCAAGCTGCCCAATGGCGAACGCTTCATGCCGCGCTTCGACCCACGCGCCGAACTCGCCCCACGGGACATCGTCGCCAGGGCCATCGACCATGAAATGAAGCGCCTGGGTGTGGACTGCGTGTACCTGGACATCAGCCACAAACCCGCTGATTTCATCAAAAACCACTTCCCCACGGTGTATGAGCGCTGCCTGGAATTTGGCATCGACATCACCCAGCAACCGATCCCGGTGGTACCGGCCGCGCACTACACCTGCGGCGGGGTCCTGGTCGACCAGCAAGGCCTGACCGATGTGCCCGGGCTTTATGCCATCGGCGAAACCAGCTTCACCGGCCTGCACGGCGCCAACCGCATGGCCAGCAACTCGTTGCTCGAATGCTTCGTTTATGGCCGCTCGGCCGCCAATGACATCATCGCCAAGCTGGCAGGCATGCCAATGCCCGAACAACTGCCCGGCTGGGATGCCAGCCAGGTCACCGATTCGGACGAAGACGTGATCATTGCGCACAACTGGGACGAGTTGCGGCGCTTCATGTGGGACTACGTGGGCATCGTGCGCACCAACAAGCGCTTGCAACGCGCCGAGCATCGGGTTCGGCTGCTGCTGGACGAGATCGACGAGTTCTACAGCAACTACAAGGTCAGTCGCGACCTGATCGAGCTGCGCAACCTGGCGCAGGTCGCCGAGCTGATGATCCACTCGGCCATGCAACGCAAGGAAAGCCGCGGCCTGCATTACACCCTCGACTACCCGGGCCTGCTGCCCGAGGCCCTGGACACTATTCTGGTGCCGCCCACCTACGCCGACTGAACTTCAGGCGCAAGCGCAGGCGCCGGTGCTGCACCGGCTCCAGCGCGTCACCGGGAATACACAGGCCGTGCACCCAGCGCCGCCCCTGCCAACGGAAACGCAGCACCACCAGCCCTGGCAATGCCAGGCTGTCGCGCTGCAGTTGCACGGGCTTCCAGCCCTCCGCGGCGCGCCACAATTGCCAGCCTGTGGCATCGCGGCGCAAGCCGGTGACGGCATACCGATGATTCAAGAGAATGTAACGCGGCAGCACCCAGACAGCATGCGCCAGGCACAGCACAATGCCGGCCAGGCTCAGCCATACGGGTATTTCAAGCAGGACCAGCGATACCAGCGCCAGCAGCTGGCCAATCAGATACGCCGCCAGCAATTGCCCGGAGGCTTGCCAGCGGCATTCGAAGCTTTCACTTGGGCTGGACACGATCCAGGATCATGCGGACCATGCGCTGCAGCTCAGGGTCCTCGGACTCGGCACGCTCCATGAACCAGCCGAACATGTCCTGGTCTTCGCATTCGAGCAGCCTGCGGTAACACTCGCGGTCCACTTCGTTCAGGTGCGGATAAACCTCTTTGACAAAGGGAACCAGCAGCACATCCAGCTCGAGCATGCCGCGGCGGCTATGCCAGTAGAGCCGGTTGAGTTCAACATCTTCGACCATGGAGCTCTCCTCAAATAGGCCGCCAGTATACAGAGGCCAGCCGCAGGGGGCACTGATCAATGGTCGCCTTGCCATGCCGATTGCGCAACCAGCGACCCAGCGTTGATTGCCGGTCCGGCAACTACCTATTTTCCCGGCAGGGCTCTATGATGGTGCCCAGTCTTTTCACCTTGCGATGACCAATGGCCGATTCAGCTTTTTTCTGCACGTTATCCCACGAAGGCGTCCTCGCCGTCCGCGGCTCCGATGCCAGCAAGTTCCTGCAAGGCCAGTTGACCTGCAACCTCGGTTACGTGAACGAAACGACCGCCAGCCTCGGTGCTCGCTGCACCCAGAAAGGCCGCATGCAATCGAGCTTCCGACTGGTGCTCGAAGGCGATGGTTGCCTGCTGGCCATGGCCCGCGAGCTGGTCGAGCCACAACTGGCGGACCTGAAGAAATACGCGGTCTTTTCCAAGTCGAAGCTGACCGACGAAAGCGCCGACTGGGTCCGTTTCGGCTTGAGCGATGGCGATGCAGCACTGGCCAGCCTCGGCCTTGAGCTGCCGCAAGAGGACAACGCCGTGGCCCGCGCCAATGGCCTGATCGCCATTCGCGTTTGCCCTGGCCGTGCCGAACTCTGGGCCCCGGTCGATCAAACACAAAGCCTGAAGACCAACCTCGCCGCGCAACTCGCCGAAGGCGACCTGAATGCCTGGTTACTGGGGCAGATTCGCGCCGGTATTGGCCAGGTGATGGCCCAGACCCGCGAGATGTTCATCCCGCAAATGCTCAACCTGCAGGCCGTGGGCGGCGTCAGTTTCAAGAAGGGCTGCTACACCGGCCAGGAAATCGTGGCGCGCATGCAGTACCTGGGCAAACTCAAGCGCCGGCAGTATCGCCTTGAGCTTGCCGGTGGCGAACTGCCCGAGCCGGGCACCCCGCTGTTCTCGCCGACCCACGCCAGTGCCATTGGCGAGGTGGTTCTGGCGGCCTCCGCCAACGGCCACAGCGAGCTGCTGGCCGTGCTTCAGGCCGAGGCCGTGGAAAATGGCAACCTGCACCTGGGCAGCCTCGAAGGCCCGCGTGCGACGTTGCTCTCGTTGCCCTACGAACTGGACCGCGACCGCGAAATCCAGCGTTGAGCAACGCCCTTGCAAAAGCGTCGAGCGCCGAACGCGTCGACGCTTGTCCCGTGATATCGCGTTAGAGAACACAGATGAGCGAGCTGGCCCGGATGGTTCAAGAGCAGTTGCTGGCTGCCATCGACAACGATGACCTGGTTTTGCCGACACTGCCCGAAGTCGCCCTGAAAATTCGCAAGGCGGCCGAAGACAGCGACATCGATGTCGGCACCTTGAGCCGAGTGATCGGCAGCGATGCCGCCCTCTCCGCTCGCCTGATCAAAGTGGTCAACAGCCCGATGCTGCGTGCGGCCAATGAAGTCACTGACCTGCAGGCAGCCATCACCCGGCTGGGGGTCAACTACAGCTGCAACCTGGCCATCGGCCTGGTTATCGAGCAGATCTTTCACGCCCGTTCAGCAGTGGTCGAGCAGAAAATGCGCGACGTCTGGGCCAACAGCCTGGAAGTGGCAGGCATCAGCTACGAACTCTGCCATCGCTATACCCGGCTCAAGCCGGACCAGGCGGCGTTGGCGGGGCTTGTGCACCAGATCGGTGTGCTGCCCATCCTCACCTATGCCGAAGAGCACAATGAACTGCTGTCCGATCCGGTGTGCCTCAACCATGTGATCGAACGCATCCACCCGCTGCTCGGCGACAAGATCCTCAGCGTCTGGGAGTTCCCGGAAATGCTGATCAAGGTCCCCAGCTTGTCCCGGGATGCCCAGCGCCGCTCGGCCCAGGCCGATTATGTCGATGTGGTCCAGGTCGCTTCACTGCTCAGCCAAGTCGAGGACCAGAGGCACCCGTTCGATTCGTTGCCGGCGTGCCGACAATTGGGTCTGGACCCGGCCACGCTGGAAGCCAGCGACCTCCATGTTGCCCGGGCCATGTTTCATTAGTCGGGGTTAAAGCTCACCCGCACTTTCAATCCTGCCGGTTCGCCATCGTGCAGGCTGATCTGGGCCAGATGCGCCCGGCAAATCTCGCCGACGATCGCCAGGCCCAGCCCGGTGCCCTGGGCACCGCGCCGGTAAAAGCGCTCGAACACCCGCTCACGCTCCTCAATGGGGATGCCCGGGCCGTCGTCTTCGACCTCCAGTACGCCCGGCGGGCTGACCCGCAGGATCACATTGCCGCCCGCCGGTGTATGGGCCAGGGCATTGTCGACCAGGTTGCTGAGCAGCTCATTGAGCAAGGTCGGCTCACCGCGCAACCAGACCGGCTCTTCGGCTTCCAGCGCCAGGGCTACGCCGCGCGCATGCGCCAGCGGCGCCATGGCCATGCCCAGCTCCCGCGTCAATTGGCTGAGATCGAGCAGCTGCGCGCCGCCTTCGGCGATCGCCCGGGCGCCGTTTTCGACCCGGGCCAGCGAAAGTAGCTGGTTGGCCAGGTGGGTCAGCTTGTCGGTGTCTTGCGCCGCCGACTCCAGGGTCTCGCGCCAGACCTCGGACTGCGGCGCGCGCAAGCCCAATTCGAGCCGAGCCTTGAGCGCAGCCAGGGGAGTACGCAACTCATGGGCAGCATCGGCGATAAACTGCGCCTGCCGCTCGAACTGCCCGCGCAGCCGCTCGGTGAAATGGTTCAGGGCTTGCACCAGTGGCCAAAGTTCGCGCTGAACTTCTACCAGCGGCAGAGGCCGCAAGTCGTCCGGCTGGCGATCTTCGACGGCCGTACGCAAGCGCTCCAGTGGCCGCAACGCCGCGCTGATGGCAAACCACACCAGCAGCATTGCGCCCATGCCGAGCATGCCCAGGCGCAACAAGGTATCAGTCATCAGACTGCGAGCCATACGCACCCTTGCCTCTTCGGTCTCGGCCACGCGGATTTCCGCCATGCCGTTCATGTTCGGCTCACTGACCGCCTTGAGCAGGCTGACCACGCGGACATCCTGGCCCAGGTATTGGGCATCGTAAAAGCGCGCCAGGGCCGGATAGTCATCGGTACGTGGTGTGCCCGGCGGTGGTGCCGGCAGGTTCTCGTAGCCGGAAATCAGCCGCTGCTGAATGTCATTGACCTGATAGTAGATACGCCCGGCGCTGTCATAGGCGAAGGTATCGAGCGCCACGTAGGGCACATCGGCGCTCAAGCTGCCGTCGCGTTGCGAGAGGCCGGCAGCGATGGTGCGTGCCGATGCCAGCAATGTGCGGTCATACGCCGTGTCGGCGGCCTCGCGGCCGTTCCAGTACGCACTCAGGCCGCTGGCCAGCATCAACACCAGCAGCAACAGCGCCAGGTTCCACAGCAGCCGCCCACGCAGGCTGCCGGGCTTACGCATCGCGGTTCTCGAGCAGGTAGCCAAGCCCCCTGAAGGTCACGATGGCGACGGCATGCCCATCGAGTTTCTTGCGCAGGCGGTGAATGTAAATTTCGATGGCATCGGCGCTGGCCTCTTCATCCAGGCCGAAGACCTGGGCTGCCAGTTGTTCCTTGCTCATCACGCGCCCGGGCCTGGCGATCAAGGCTTCGAGCACGGCCTGCTCACGGGAGGTCAGCGTGAGCAGTTCATCACCCAGGGTGAAGCGCCGGGTATCGAGGTCATAGACCAGCACGCCACAGCGTTGCTGGCGCTCGCCGCCCAGTACGCTGCGGCGCAACAAGGCCTTGACCCGCGCCTCAAGCTCGGTGAGTTCGAAGGGTTTGGCCAGGTAGTCATCAGCGCCCAGGTTCAAGCCATGGACCCGATCCTTCACATCGCTGCGGGCGGTCAGCATCAGCACCGGCAGGTTCTTGCCGCGAGCGCGCAAGCGTGCCAGGACTTCGAAGCCGTCCATGCGCGGCAGGCCCACATCGAGGATCACCACGGCATATTCCTCGCAGCTCAGGGCCAGGTCCGCAGCCACGCCATCATGCAGTACGTCCACGGTCAGGCCCGTACTTTTCAAGGCCTGGGCAATGCTTTCGGCCAATTGCAGATGATCTTCGACGAGTAGCACACGCATCGACTTCTCCTAAAGCGCTGGCCTGTGGGGAGGCCATTTCTGGCGCGGAGTTTACAGGCGCATCGGCGCCTGTGAACCCATCGTGATAATGAAAGCTGCTTGAAAGGTTAGCGAAAGGTTCAAGCCCTAGCATCGCTTCACGGCCAGATTCAGATGCCGTGAACGACGAAAAACGCCCCGATGCGTTTTCGCAACTTATAAGAACAATAACGGAGTCACACACGATGCTGTCCATGCAGCCTCAGGCATCCTCGCCTGCTCGTACCTTCCGTCTGCACCCCGCTGCACTTGCCAGTGCCGCCGCCTTTGCCGGCTTCTCGCCCCTGGGCCAGGCCGCCTTCTTCGAAGACAGTTCCGCTACCTTCGAAACCCGCAACATGTACTTCAACCGTGATTTCCGCGACGGCACCAGTGCACAGCAATCCAAGCGCGACGAGTGGGCCCAGGGCTTCATGCTCAACCTGGAATCAGGTTACACCGACGGCGTCGTCGGCTTTGGTGTCGATGCCCTGGGCATGCTTGGGGTCAAGCTCGATTCCAGCCCCGACCGTACGGGTTCCGGCCTGTTGCCGACCCATGACGACGGCCGCGCTGCCGACGAATACTCCAAGCTCGGCCTGACCGGCAAGGTGAAGATTTCCGCCACGGAACTGAAGATCGGCACCCTGATTCCCGAACTGCCGATCCTCAAGGCCAATGATGGGCGCATCCTGCCGCAAACCTTCGAGGGCGGCCTGCTGACCTCCAAAGAGATCAAGAACCTGACCTTCACCGGCGGCCGCCTGGAAAAGGTCAAGGACCGCGATGACACCAACGTCGAAGAGATCGCCCTCAACAACAAGAACAGCCGTTTCCTCGGTACCGCGGCCGGCAACCATTTCGACACCGCGGGCCTGGATTACAAGTTCACCGACAAGATCACCGGCAGTTACTACTTCGCCCAGCTCGACGACGTCTACCGCCAGCATTTCGTAGGTCTGACCAGTTCACAGCCATTCGGCCCCGGCACCCTGGGTACCGACCTGCGCACCGCCTTCAGCGATGACCAGGGCCAGGCGCGCGGCGGCGACATCGACAATACCTCGCTCAACGGTATGATCAGCTATGGCCTCAGTGGTCACAAGATCAGCGCCGCCTACCAGCACATGTCCGGCGACAGCGCCTTCCCTTATGTCGACGGCAGTGACCCGTACCTGGTCAACTTCGTTCAGATCAACGACTTCGCCGGTGCCGACGAGCGCTCCTGGCAAGCCCGTTACGACTATGACTTCGTCGCCCTGGGTATTCCCGGCCTGAGCTTCATGAGCCGCTACGTCAGCGGCGATAATGTGAAGCTGAACAACGGTGGCACCGGCAAGGAATGGGAACGCAACAGCGAAATCAAGTACGTGGTGCAAAGCGGCGCGCTGAAAAACGTCGCCGTGCGCCTGCGCAATGCCACCTACCGTTCGAATTTCGCCCGCGATGCGGATGAAGTGCGGTTGCTGGTCAGCTACAGCGTGGCTCTTTGGTAATCCCTGATAACAATAAAACTTCTGTGGAGACTGACGATGACCCTTTCACTGCGCCAAA is a window from the Pseudomonas sp. LS1212 genome containing:
- the rpoE gene encoding RNA polymerase sigma factor RpoE produces the protein MLTQEEDQQLVERVQRGDKRAFDLLVLKYQHKILGLIVRFVHDTHEAQDVAQEAFIKAYRALGNFRGDSAFYTWLYRIAINTAKNYLVSRGRRPPDSDVSSEDAEFYDGDHGLKDLESPERALLRDEIEGTVHRTIQQLPEDLRTALTLREFDGLSYEDIASVMQCPVGTVRSRIFRAREAIDKALQPLLQEH
- the nadB gene encoding L-aspartate oxidase, encoding MSQQYQHDVLVIGSGAAGLSLALSLPGHLRIAVLSKGDLANGSTFWAQGGVAAVLDDADTVQSHVEDTLNAGGGLCHEDAVRFTVEHSRESIQWLIDQGVPFTRDENADVDDGGFEFHLTREGGHSHRRIIHAADATGAAIFTTLLAQARLRPNIELLEHRVAVDLITARRLGQDENRCLGAYVLNRATGEVDTCGARFTVLATGGAAKVYLYTSNPDGACGDGIAMAWRAGCRVANLEFNQFHPTCLYHPQAKSFLITEALRGEGALLKLPNGERFMPRFDPRAELAPRDIVARAIDHEMKRLGVDCVYLDISHKPADFIKNHFPTVYERCLEFGIDITQQPIPVVPAAHYTCGGVLVDQQGLTDVPGLYAIGETSFTGLHGANRMASNSLLECFVYGRSAANDIIAKLAGMPMPEQLPGWDASQVTDSDEDVIIAHNWDELRRFMWDYVGIVRTNKRLQRAEHRVRLLLDEIDEFYSNYKVSRDLIELRNLAQVAELMIHSAMQRKESRGLHYTLDYPGLLPEALDTILVPPTYAD
- a CDS encoding protein YgfX, whose product is MSSPSESFECRWQASGQLLAAYLIGQLLALVSLVLLEIPVWLSLAGIVLCLAHAVWVLPRYILLNHRYAVTGLRRDATGWQLWRAAEGWKPVQLQRDSLALPGLVVLRFRWQGRRWVHGLCIPGDALEPVQHRRLRLRLKFSRRRWAAPE
- a CDS encoding succinate dehydrogenase assembly factor 2; the encoded protein is MVEDVELNRLYWHSRRGMLELDVLLVPFVKEVYPHLNEVDRECYRRLLECEDQDMFGWFMERAESEDPELQRMVRMILDRVQPK
- a CDS encoding folate-binding protein YgfZ codes for the protein MADSAFFCTLSHEGVLAVRGSDASKFLQGQLTCNLGYVNETTASLGARCTQKGRMQSSFRLVLEGDGCLLAMARELVEPQLADLKKYAVFSKSKLTDESADWVRFGLSDGDAALASLGLELPQEDNAVARANGLIAIRVCPGRAELWAPVDQTQSLKTNLAAQLAEGDLNAWLLGQIRAGIGQVMAQTREMFIPQMLNLQAVGGVSFKKGCYTGQEIVARMQYLGKLKRRQYRLELAGGELPEPGTPLFSPTHASAIGEVVLAASANGHSELLAVLQAEAVENGNLHLGSLEGPRATLLSLPYELDRDREIQR
- a CDS encoding HDOD domain-containing protein gives rise to the protein MSELARMVQEQLLAAIDNDDLVLPTLPEVALKIRKAAEDSDIDVGTLSRVIGSDAALSARLIKVVNSPMLRAANEVTDLQAAITRLGVNYSCNLAIGLVIEQIFHARSAVVEQKMRDVWANSLEVAGISYELCHRYTRLKPDQAALAGLVHQIGVLPILTYAEEHNELLSDPVCLNHVIERIHPLLGDKILSVWEFPEMLIKVPSLSRDAQRRSAQADYVDVVQVASLLSQVEDQRHPFDSLPACRQLGLDPATLEASDLHVARAMFH
- a CDS encoding sensor histidine kinase; translation: MRKPGSLRGRLLWNLALLLLVLMLASGLSAYWNGREAADTAYDRTLLASARTIAAGLSQRDGSLSADVPYVALDTFAYDSAGRIYYQVNDIQQRLISGYENLPAPPPGTPRTDDYPALARFYDAQYLGQDVRVVSLLKAVSEPNMNGMAEIRVAETEEARVRMARSLMTDTLLRLGMLGMGAMLLVWFAISAALRPLERLRTAVEDRQPDDLRPLPLVEVQRELWPLVQALNHFTERLRGQFERQAQFIADAAHELRTPLAALKARLELGLRAPQSEVWRETLESAAQDTDKLTHLANQLLSLARVENGARAIAEGGAQLLDLSQLTRELGMAMAPLAHARGVALALEAEEPVWLRGEPTLLNELLSNLVDNALAHTPAGGNVILRVSPPGVLEVEDDGPGIPIEERERVFERFYRRGAQGTGLGLAIVGEICRAHLAQISLHDGEPAGLKVRVSFNPD
- a CDS encoding response regulator yields the protein MRVLLVEDHLQLAESIAQALKSTGLTVDVLHDGVAADLALSCEEYAVVILDVGLPRMDGFEVLARLRARGKNLPVLMLTARSDVKDRVHGLNLGADDYLAKPFELTELEARVKALLRRSVLGGERQQRCGVLVYDLDTRRFTLGDELLTLTSREQAVLEALIARPGRVMSKEQLAAQVFGLDEEASADAIEIYIHRLRKKLDGHAVAIVTFRGLGYLLENRDA
- a CDS encoding OprD family porin translates to MLSMQPQASSPARTFRLHPAALASAAAFAGFSPLGQAAFFEDSSATFETRNMYFNRDFRDGTSAQQSKRDEWAQGFMLNLESGYTDGVVGFGVDALGMLGVKLDSSPDRTGSGLLPTHDDGRAADEYSKLGLTGKVKISATELKIGTLIPELPILKANDGRILPQTFEGGLLTSKEIKNLTFTGGRLEKVKDRDDTNVEEIALNNKNSRFLGTAAGNHFDTAGLDYKFTDKITGSYYFAQLDDVYRQHFVGLTSSQPFGPGTLGTDLRTAFSDDQGQARGGDIDNTSLNGMISYGLSGHKISAAYQHMSGDSAFPYVDGSDPYLVNFVQINDFAGADERSWQARYDYDFVALGIPGLSFMSRYVSGDNVKLNNGGTGKEWERNSEIKYVVQSGALKNVAVRLRNATYRSNFARDADEVRLLVSYSVALW